The Coffea arabica cultivar ET-39 chromosome 4e, Coffea Arabica ET-39 HiFi, whole genome shotgun sequence genome includes a window with the following:
- the LOC113740799 gene encoding putative disease resistance RPP13-like protein 3, whose translation MNLNKVGKEIESLRMRLKEIAESRQEFGIKNLGEGMTTHGEELQRIRRSSRLSEDKDIVGFEEITKSLVEELLKEDENRRVVSIIGMGGAGKTTLAKKVYNHAGVRGTFNCRAWVCVSSSYNHKERLRTIIKQLNPITNELLDMLEKMDEQDLEERLYKDLQDECYLVVLDDVWEEEAWDCLARAFPDVCTSSRLLLTSRNRDVAQHADAYRHPYELKTLGQEDSWQLFLKKALGHGANAGCPPYLEEVGREIVRRCAGLPLAITVIAGLLGKKKLKSEWDKILNNFGTNLSRGQSGVSAILDLSYADLPPNLKFCFLYLGLFPEDSVISVRKLIHMWVAEGIMQKRDAKNLEETAAYDDVERLCSRNMVQVAEMTVDERIKSCRVHDLLRELAIRKAEDENFFQIHDTRDNEISAKSRYLAVHVLPLDENYLVSSTPPLRSLLFFNIRRYGKGISFSSKSFRKLRILDFENIGMGYNLPKGIGEVRLLRYLNLRGTFITRLPHSVGCLRYLQTLDIRTKLRALGILCDTF comes from the coding sequence ATGAACCTCAACAAGGTAGGTAAAGAGATTGAATCCTTACGGATGAGGCTCAAGGAGATTGCTGAAAGCCGCCAAGAGTTTGGTATCAAAAATCTTGGAGAAGGGATGACTACACATGGAGAAGAGCTTCAACGGATCCGGCGATCCTCTCGTCTCAGCGAGGACAAGGATATAGTGGGCTTCGAGGAGATAACAAAATCCCTAGTGGAAGAACTTTTGAAAGAGGACGAAAACCGCCGTGTGGTTTCAATCATTGGCATGGGAGGTGCTGGTAAAACAACTCTAGCCAAAAAAGTTTATAACCATGCTGGCGTCAGGGGAACATTCAACTGCCGTGCTTGGGTGTGCGTCTCTTCAAGCTACAATCACAAAGAGAGGCTGAGGACAATCATAAAGCAATTAAATCCGATAACTAATGAGCTACTTGACATGTTGGAAAAGATGGACGAGCAGGACTTGGAAGAAAGGCTGTATAAAGATCTACAAGATGAGTGTTATCTTGTGGTACTTGATGATGTATGGGAGGAAGAAGCGTGGGATTGTCTTGCTAGGGCCTTTCCTGACGTTTGTACATCAAGTAGATTGCTGCTTACAAGTCGCAATAGGGATGTTGCCCAACACGCTGATGCTTATAGACACCCGTATGAGTTGAAAACTTTGGGGCAGGAAGACAGCTGGCAGTTGTTTCTCAAAAAGGCCTTGGGCCATGGAGCTAATGCTGGGTGTCCTCCCTATTTGGAAGAAGTAGGCAGAGAGATTGTAAGGAGATGTGCTGGTCTGCCACTGGCCATCACAGTTATAGCTGGGCTACTGGGCAAGAAAAAGTTGAAGAGTGAATGGGACAAAATTCTCAACAATTTCGGCACAAACCTATCAAGGGGCCAGAGTGGGGTATCAGCCATTCTGGATTTAAGTTATGCAGACCTTCCTcccaatctgaaattttgctttTTGTATTTGGGTTTGTTTCCCGAAGACTCCGTGATTTCTGTGCGCAAGTTGATCCATATGTGGGTTGCAGAGGGAATAATGCAAAAAAGAGATGCAAAAAATTTGGAGGAAACTGCAGCATATGATGATGTGGAACGACTTTGTAGCAGAAATATGGTCCAGGTGGCGGAAATGACTGTTGATGAGAGGATTAAAAGCTGCAGAGTCCATGATTTACTGCGAGAGCTTGCAATCAGAAAGGCAGAGGATGAAAATTTCTTTCAGATCCATGACACCAGAGATAATGAAATATCAGCCAAATCCAGGTACCTTGCTGTTCATGTTCTCCCTCTGGATGAAAATTATCTTGTGTCTTCGACCCCTCCTCTCCGGTCTCTACTTTTTTTCAATATCCGCCGTTACGGGAAAGGCATTAGTTTTAGCTCCAAAAGTTTCAGAAAGCTTAGGATACTAGACTTTGAGAATATTGGGATGGGTTATAATTTGCCAAAAGGAATTGGTGAAGTCAGGCTTTTAAGGTACCTCAATTTAAGAGGCACATTCATTACAAGACTCCCTCATTCCGTCGGTTGCTTGCGATACCTACAAACTCTTGACATACGGACCAAATTACGGGCACTTGGGATCCTCTGTGACACATTTTGA
- the LOC113740798 gene encoding protein FAR1-RELATED SEQUENCE 5-like, producing MDAKASIETEVSSCRRLDFDKVDQITNDEVSTPPVLNVIKDINKIHTLIPFDLIPKMGMEFESEEDAYNFYLAYAKEVGFGIKRSSFHKDSNGKLMDRVFCCSAEGKREKDKRDLNVRAPRPETRFNCSAKMKVNSRQTGKFRICQLIIEHNHYLSSPNKSHLHRSHRKINSIHAAEIDMAYHVGIAPKVSHELMALQVGGRENLGFIPEDYRNYLRSKRTIQMEVGDTGGVLEYLQKMQLEDPNFFYAIQVDQDDLITNIFWTDGLMRADYASFGDVVCFDTTYRKNNEGRPFALFVGVNNHKQTAIFGAALLYDETASTFEWLFDTFARAMSGKKPNTILTDQDAAMAKGLISTWPETRHRLCIWHIFQNAAIHLSHVFESFKQFANDFSKCVYDFDEEEDFISEWNTMLKKYGLEDNDWLKRMFEIKEKWALVYGRETFCADMTTTQRSESMNSVIKRYVTYKNKFHEFFNHFGRLVDDRTYKELKADFRAYMSTPVLPFDVDVLKQAASVYTPEVFKWFEIEWGKSYDCGIITYSEVGTVTEYKITPKGRKNYHMVRFDSIGDQISCSCKKFEFSGILCSHSLKVLNIRNIMKIPSQYIIKRWTNKAKAGYVKDHNCCNINNDLDPKVLFTKRYRDLCRLYTQLVTKAAQTEETYKIAKEGLLKILDLVDARLHQERSSNEMSNATKVSNPTNNTTNASGINIKAYRRYYKYCIYEVQYATAWITRGKYK from the exons ATGGATGCTAAGGCTTCTATAGAAACTGAGGTATCATCCTGTCGCAGATTGGATTTTGACAAGGTAGATCAAATTACCAATGATGAGGTTTCCACTCCACCAGTTTTAAATGTGATAAAGGATATAAATAAAATTCATACATTGATTCCTTTTGACCTAATTCCGAAGATGGGCATGGAATTTGAGAGTGAAGAAGATGCTTATAATTTTTACTTAGCATATGCAAAggaagttggttttggaatcaaAAGAAGTAGCTTCCACAAAGATAGTAATGGTAAGCTCATGGATAGGGTCTTTTGTTGTAGTGCTGAAGGAAAACGAGAAAAGGATAAAAGAGATCTCAATGTAAGAGCCCCTCGTCCTGAAACACGATTTAATTGTTCGGCGAAGATGAAGGTTAACAGTAGACAAACTGGTAAGTTTCGTATATGTCAGTTGATCATTGAGCATAATCACTATCTTTCAAGTCCCAACAAAAGTCATTTACACAGATCACATAGAAAGATAAATTCTATTCATGCAGCTGAAATTGATATGGCATACCATGTGGGTATAGCACCAAAAGTTTCTCATGAACTTATGGCACTACAAGTAGGAGGACGGGAGAACTTAGGTTTCATTCCTGAGGATTATAGGAATTATTTACGTTCTAAACGAACAATACAAATGGAAGTTGGAGATACAGGAGGCGTACTTGAATATTTGCAAAAAATGCAATTAGAGGATCCTAATTTCTTCTATGCAATTCAAGTGGATCAGGATGATTTGATTACAAATATTTTTTGGACTGACGGATTAATGAGAGCAGATTATGCAAGTTTTGGAGATGTTGTTTGTTTTGACACGACGTATAGAAAGAATAATGAAGGCCGTCCATTTGCATTATTTGTTGGAGTGAATAATCATAAACAGACTGCAATATTTGGGGCTGCTTTATTATATGATGAAACTGCTTCAACATTTGAGTGGTTGTTTGACACTTTTGCGAGAGCAATGTCAGGAAAAAAACCAAATACTATACTTACGGATCAGGACGCAGCAATGGCTAAAGGACTAATTTCTACATGGCCTGAAACACGTCACCGTCTTTGCATATGGCATATATTTCAAAATGCAGCTATTCATCTCAGTCATGTGTTCGAAAGTTTTAAACAATTTGCAAATGATTTCAGTAAATGTGTATATGAttttgatgaagaagaagactTTATATCTGAATGGAATACTATGTTGAAGAAGTATGGTCTTGAAGACAATGATTGGTTAAAACGTATGTTtgagattaaagaaaaatgggCATTGGTGTATGGAAGGGAAACATTTTGTGCAGATATGACAACAACTCAAAGGAGCGAAAGCATGAATAGTGTGATAAAAAGGTATGTAACCTACAAGAATAAATTTCATGAGTTTTTCAATCATTTCGGGAGGTTAGTTGATGATCGTACATATAAAGAACTTAAAGCTGACTTTAGAGCATATATGAGTACTCCAGTACTACCATTCGATGTTGATGTTTTGAAACAAGCTGCAAGTGTTTATACTCCTGAAGTATTCAAATGGTTTGAAATTGAGTGGGGTAAATCTTATGATTGTGGTATAATCACCTACAGTGAGGTTGGAACAGTGACAGAATATAAGATCACTCCTAAAGGCAGAAAAAACTATCATATGGTTAGATTTGATTCAATAGGTGATCAGATTTCATGTAGTTGCAAGAAGTTTGAATTCTCTGGGATTTTATGCTCTCATTCTCTGAAAGTTCTTAATATAAGAAatatcatgaagatccctagtCAATACATAATAAAGAGATGGACCAATAAAGCAAAAGCTGGATATGTTAAAGACCACAATTGTTGCAATATCAATAATGATTTGGATCCGAAAGTGCTTTTTACGAAGCGTTACAGAGATTTGTGTAGACTATATACTCAATTGGTCACAAAAGCTGCTCAAACAGAAGAAACTTATAAAATTGCTAAAGAAGGCCTTTTGAAAATATTGGATTTGGTTGATGCAAGGTTACATCAAGAGAGGTCGAGCAATGAGATGTCAAATGCAACAAAAGTTTCCAACCCCACAAATAACACTACTAATGCAAGTGGTATCAATATCAAGG ccTATAGGAGATACTATAAATATTGTATCTACGAGGTGCAGTATGCAACAGCATGGATTACAAGAG gcaAATACAAATGA